A single window of Sphingobacteriales bacterium DNA harbors:
- a CDS encoding cytochrome-c peroxidase: protein MKTLYIPLLIAGGLIILLLARCKDPVETPAATPYELPQPKYFPTINNSPSYNPMTREGVKLGRYLFYDGRLNGRTHCDSMMSCYKCHDIQRGFVSPETDGKGTGVSGLRSPHTVLPLVNLVYRNLPAYGWNGSLKSIEDVGYIVFSLDFEFNTTFKAAVETLKKIPIYPPMFKAAFGTEEITIDRIVMALSQFLRSLVSYNSKYDKYIRKEIPSLSPQEMRGYQLFMSEKADCFHCHGDPALLTTNLFYNNALDSVFNKIDDRYAVTGNPTDIGAFKAPTLRNVALRNAFMHDGRFKTLEEVVDHYSEGLLYSPTVDPLMKWIAYGGTQLKENEKQDLIAFLHTLTDSTFISNPDFKRPPDLDTGCPE from the coding sequence ATGAAAACTTTATATATCCCCCTATTAATTGCTGGCGGATTAATCATATTGCTGCTGGCAAGATGTAAAGACCCTGTTGAAACACCTGCTGCCACACCTTATGAGTTGCCTCAACCAAAATATTTCCCTACTATTAACAATAGTCCTTCTTACAATCCAATGACCAGAGAAGGTGTGAAACTCGGGAGATACCTGTTTTATGATGGAAGGCTGAATGGCCGTACCCATTGCGATTCAATGATGTCGTGCTATAAATGTCACGATATTCAGAGAGGATTTGTCAGTCCGGAAACTGACGGCAAAGGAACAGGTGTATCAGGACTTCGTTCACCACACACAGTTTTGCCTTTGGTAAATCTGGTATATCGCAATTTACCGGCTTATGGCTGGAATGGAAGTCTGAAAAGTATCGAGGATGTTGGGTATATTGTATTTTCACTTGATTTTGAGTTTAATACAACATTTAAAGCTGCGGTAGAGACCTTAAAAAAAATACCCATCTACCCGCCTATGTTTAAAGCTGCCTTTGGAACAGAAGAAATTACCATCGACAGAATTGTGATGGCATTGTCCCAATTTCTTCGGTCACTCGTCTCCTACAACTCCAAATACGACAAGTATATCAGAAAGGAAATCCCCAGCCTATCACCGCAGGAAATGCGCGGATATCAATTATTTATGTCTGAAAAAGCCGATTGTTTTCATTGTCATGGTGATCCCGCCCTGCTAACGACCAATTTATTTTACAACAATGCTTTGGACAGTGTATTTAATAAAATTGACGACCGGTATGCAGTAACCGGAAACCCGACAGATATAGGGGCATTTAAAGCACCTACGCTACGCAATGTAGCTTTGCGAAATGCCTTCATGCATGACGGGAGGTTCAAAACCCTTGAAGAAGTTGTTGATCATTATTCCGAAGGCCTGCTCTACTCTCCTACTGTTGATCCGTTGATGAAATGGATAGCTTATGGCGGAACACAATTAAAGGAAAATGAAAAACAGGATTTGATTGCTTTTCTTCATACCCTGACCGATTCAACATTTATCAGTAATCCGGATTTTAAACGCCCTCCCGATCTCGATACCGGCTGTCCGGAGTAA
- the phoU gene encoding phosphate signaling complex protein PhoU: MTHIDNELGKIKSEISRMWELVISQMNKAKDAFIKFDKDIAREINNTEKRINAFELHIDRDCEDILATNNPVAIDLRFILAVLKINNNLERIGDIAKGIANLIINTSEPFDNELVDNTQALIMFEEAIGMMTDLYTAYENENTQLARLAFKRDEVLNEINLSSKHQILDFLKKHPEKTEQGLDIRGIIIKLERVGDQCTNIAEEIIFYLEAKVLKHLEKNQKRS, translated from the coding sequence ATGACACACATTGATAATGAATTAGGGAAAATCAAAAGTGAAATTTCACGGATGTGGGAACTTGTTATCTCACAAATGAATAAGGCTAAAGATGCTTTTATTAAGTTTGATAAAGACATTGCCCGTGAAATCAATAATACTGAAAAACGAATCAATGCTTTTGAACTTCATATTGACCGGGACTGTGAAGATATTCTGGCTACCAATAACCCTGTTGCGATAGACCTCAGATTTATTCTCGCTGTTTTAAAAATCAACAATAATCTTGAACGAATCGGAGACATTGCAAAAGGAATCGCCAATCTGATCATTAATACCAGTGAACCTTTTGATAATGAGTTGGTTGACAATACTCAAGCACTTATCATGTTTGAAGAAGCCATCGGTATGATGACTGATCTTTATACTGCCTATGAAAATGAAAATACTCAACTGGCGCGACTTGCCTTTAAGCGTGATGAGGTTTTGAATGAAATAAATCTTTCATCAAAACATCAAATACTTGACTTTCTGAAAAAACATCCTGAAAAAACAGAGCAAGGCCTTGACATCAGAGGAATCATTATCAAACTTGAGCGCGTGGGTGACCAATGTACCAACATTGCGGAAGAAATCATTTTCTATCTTGAAGCTAAAGTTCTGAAACATCTGGAAAAAAACCAAAAGAGATCCTGA